A stretch of the Arachis stenosperma cultivar V10309 chromosome 6, arast.V10309.gnm1.PFL2, whole genome shotgun sequence genome encodes the following:
- the LOC130933682 gene encoding uncharacterized protein LOC130933682, giving the protein MCGTKWIKKLFYKISIAVVAAGVKYETFVIGSDEDLEVLFHYRRSFLEVRIPELFAKLEDGVDSSGASASNPQSTTMGGASTSMPVVAPSGPIHNPPCVAIGTASVPIGVPDFDYEVGPDRVNNAMRDDDSTDEPVDIVGNSEEDIPSTTHTHQGASGSGTQQYPLHLSALNLGAIGKQREMGETYVGQGLHDITGLVEFRLGQSFQSKEEVVLSVKDYSIRPGVEYRVMELDHLKYQGKCKEFRKGCTWMIRIALWQRKNTWKVRRYNRPHICLATSISIDDRQLDYHVICARIFPLVRADASVTIKVLQEANEATYGFRPSYRKVWMAK; this is encoded by the coding sequence ATGTGCGGGACCAAATGGATTAAAAAATTGTTCTACAAGATTTCCATTGCCGTTGTGGCCGCTGGTGTGAAGTATGAGACATTTGTCATTGGGTCCGATGAAGACTTGGAGGTCTTGTTTCACTATCGGCGAAGTTTTCTGGAGGTCAGAATACCGGAGTTGTTTGCGAAGTTAGAGGATGGCGTTGACAGCTCTGGGGCATCTGCGTCAAATCCTCAGTCAACGACGATGGGTGGTGCCTCCACGTCAATGCCAGTGGTCGCACCTTCCGGTCCGATCCACAATCCTCCATGTGTTGCGATTGGTACTGCTAGTGTGCCAATTGGTGTCCCTGATTTTGACTACGAGGTTGGACCAGATCGTGTTAATAATGCCATGCGAGATGATGATTCAACGGATGAGCCAGTCGATATTGTTGGGAACAGTGAGGAGGATATTCCGAGCACCACACATACACACCAAGGAGCATCGGGTTCCGGTACACAGCAATATCCTCTACACTTGTCAGCGTTGAACTTGGGAGCCATTGGCAAACAGCGAGAGATGGGGGAGACGTATGTGGGTCAGGGTCTACATGATATAACCGGTCTGGTGGAATTTCGCCTTGGTCAATCTTTCCAGAGCAAGGAAGAAGTCGTGCTGAGTGTGAAGGATTACAGCATCCGGCCTGGAGTTGAGTATAGGGTGATGGAATTGGACCATCTGAAATACCAAGGGAAGTGCAAGGAGTTTAGAAAAGGGTGCACGTGGATGATCCGTATCGCACTGTGGCAGCGGAAGAACACGTGGAAAGTTAGGAGGTACAACAGACCGCACATATGTTTGGCCACATCCATATCGATAGATGACAGACAACTTGATTATCATGTCATCTGTGCGAGGATCTTTCCATTGGTCAGAGCGGATGCGTCGGTTACGATTAAGGTGTTGCAGGAAGCAAATGAGGCCACCTATGGTTTCAGGCCTAGTTATAGGAAGGTTTGGATGGCGAAGTAG